A window from Akkermansia muciniphila encodes these proteins:
- a CDS encoding nucleotidyltransferase family protein: MHITAGSGISRAFILGAGLGTRLRPLTNVLPKPLIPFFHEPLVLHSMRRCYDCGIREFIINTHHLAEAWAQVFPDRSWNGCPVHFSHEAVLLDSGGGVRKIEPWASAEEPLLVMNGDMAATFDLHRLLENHLRTRPAVTLALRTAGDKRNVGFNPSSGLVTDMRHALGCDPGSCQFTGAYCMEPEVFSRIPPHEAVSIIPVFLDYIRQDRLRGVLTDDGLWMDMGTPESYIQAHLDFPSPAPRIHPDAEVSPGASVDAASVIGPLAVVEEGCRLRECIVWPGVRIPAGTRAERRIFHLSP; the protein is encoded by the coding sequence ATGCACATCACCGCAGGCTCCGGCATTTCCCGCGCATTCATTCTCGGCGCCGGGCTGGGCACCCGCCTGCGGCCCCTGACCAATGTGCTTCCCAAGCCGCTGATTCCCTTTTTCCATGAGCCCCTGGTGCTGCATTCCATGCGCCGCTGCTATGACTGCGGCATCCGGGAGTTCATCATTAACACGCACCATCTGGCGGAAGCCTGGGCCCAGGTGTTCCCGGACCGTTCCTGGAACGGGTGCCCCGTCCATTTCAGCCATGAAGCCGTGCTGCTGGATTCAGGCGGCGGCGTCAGGAAGATTGAGCCATGGGCTTCCGCGGAGGAACCCCTGCTGGTGATGAACGGGGACATGGCCGCCACCTTTGACCTGCACCGCCTGCTGGAGAACCATCTCCGGACCCGCCCCGCCGTAACGCTGGCCCTGCGGACTGCCGGAGACAAGAGGAATGTGGGCTTTAACCCTTCTTCCGGACTGGTGACGGATATGCGGCACGCCCTGGGGTGCGACCCCGGCTCCTGCCAGTTTACCGGGGCGTATTGCATGGAGCCGGAGGTTTTCAGCCGCATCCCTCCCCATGAGGCCGTTTCCATCATTCCCGTTTTTCTGGATTACATCCGCCAGGACCGTCTGCGCGGCGTGCTGACGGACGACGGCTTGTGGATGGACATGGGCACTCCGGAGTCCTACATCCAGGCCCATCTGGACTTTCCCTCCCCTGCTCCGCGCATCCATCCGGACGCGGAAGTGTCTCCCGGTGCCTCCGTGGACGCTGCCAGCGTGATCGGCCCCCTCGCCGTCGTGGAGGAAGGCTGCCGCCTGCGGGAGTGCATCGTGTGGCCCGGCGTCCGCATTCCCGCCGGCACCCGTGCGGAACGGCGTATTTTTCATCTCTCTCCTTGA
- the lnt gene encoding apolipoprotein N-acyltransferase, whose protein sequence is MNTASPSPPRPLPVWAGLLLAALSGVLTACSFIPVDWSGCVWIGFLPLLTALWYGPRRKGRKGAAAYALYGWLFGVVYYGISFWWVNEVSTLGYIPLMIFYGGLFPGVWALVMGVFFRPDAQPLPDARQAGTDRRTAWKAWAMADMPPSAAAALGGAALWVCLEWVRGWLIPGFGWNNLGVALYGNPLAQWAEYAGVTALAFIPVVFSIWLWRVCRRAGTMVVHEGRRTVPWDFFSLVSVLLVMFVAGVVWTARYSPQSDAATGNGKWTVPVMTVQLNLSQKEKWDAANRGAVYKALLDTTEQGLLDLQARTLEEAAKNGTEASLDLPSWVIWPESSFPISTFYLDSTGERFPGQDNVNFLSAEEDYVQAIRNNLCNFILLTGTDDIYLSDEGRVARAYNCLTVFEGDYSTARPHAKAMLVPFGEYIPMRETFPFLEKAFEASAGTAMGLNYTPGTSTEPVPVPIRPGSSATVGVIPLVCFEDVVGGWVRRFVRQEPQLMVNVTNDGWFNRSSANEQHWRNAAFRCIELRRSMVRAANTGVSVALAPNGAVIADLRDSSGSPFTRGVMNATLPVGCTEMTLYALFGDWAVLACFLLFAALFLRRMNAGKRNAGPVKDGVYRRGATPR, encoded by the coding sequence ATGAATACCGCTTCCCCCTCCCCCCCCCGTCCGCTGCCCGTCTGGGCAGGGCTGCTGCTGGCGGCCCTTTCCGGCGTATTGACGGCCTGTTCCTTCATTCCCGTGGACTGGAGCGGCTGCGTATGGATAGGCTTTCTCCCTCTGCTGACGGCGCTGTGGTACGGCCCCCGCCGGAAGGGGAGGAAAGGAGCCGCGGCGTATGCCCTGTACGGCTGGCTCTTCGGCGTGGTGTACTACGGCATTTCCTTCTGGTGGGTGAATGAGGTCAGCACGCTGGGCTATATTCCGCTGATGATTTTTTACGGGGGCCTGTTTCCCGGCGTCTGGGCGCTGGTCATGGGCGTGTTTTTCCGTCCGGACGCGCAGCCCCTGCCGGATGCGCGGCAGGCGGGGACGGACCGCAGGACCGCCTGGAAAGCCTGGGCCATGGCGGACATGCCGCCCAGCGCCGCCGCCGCGCTGGGGGGAGCGGCCCTGTGGGTGTGCCTGGAATGGGTGCGGGGCTGGCTGATACCGGGCTTTGGCTGGAACAACCTGGGCGTGGCCCTGTACGGCAATCCCCTGGCCCAGTGGGCGGAATACGCCGGGGTGACGGCCCTGGCCTTTATTCCGGTAGTCTTTTCCATCTGGCTCTGGCGCGTCTGCCGCCGGGCCGGAACCATGGTGGTGCATGAAGGCAGGCGCACCGTGCCCTGGGACTTCTTTTCCCTGGTGTCCGTCCTGCTGGTCATGTTTGTGGCGGGCGTGGTTTGGACGGCGCGCTACTCCCCCCAGTCTGACGCAGCTACCGGGAACGGCAAATGGACCGTTCCCGTCATGACCGTGCAGTTGAACCTGAGCCAGAAGGAAAAATGGGACGCCGCCAACAGGGGAGCCGTTTACAAGGCTTTGCTGGATACGACGGAGCAGGGGCTGCTGGACCTTCAGGCCCGCACCCTGGAGGAGGCCGCCAAAAACGGGACGGAGGCCTCCCTGGACCTGCCGTCCTGGGTGATCTGGCCGGAGAGCTCCTTTCCCATCTCCACATTTTACCTTGATTCCACGGGGGAACGCTTTCCGGGCCAGGACAACGTCAACTTCCTGAGCGCGGAGGAGGACTACGTCCAGGCCATCCGGAACAATCTGTGCAACTTCATCCTGCTTACGGGAACGGATGACATTTACCTTTCCGATGAAGGCCGCGTGGCGCGGGCCTACAACTGCCTCACCGTGTTTGAGGGGGACTACTCCACGGCCAGGCCGCATGCCAAGGCCATGCTGGTTCCCTTTGGCGAATACATTCCCATGCGTGAGACCTTCCCGTTCCTGGAAAAGGCTTTTGAAGCCTCTGCCGGAACGGCCATGGGGCTGAATTACACGCCGGGAACCTCCACTGAGCCCGTTCCCGTTCCCATCCGTCCGGGAAGCTCCGCCACGGTGGGCGTCATCCCCCTGGTGTGCTTTGAAGACGTGGTGGGGGGCTGGGTGCGCCGCTTCGTGCGGCAGGAGCCCCAGCTGATGGTGAACGTCACCAATGACGGCTGGTTCAACCGCTCCAGCGCCAATGAACAGCACTGGCGCAATGCGGCGTTCCGGTGCATTGAACTGCGCCGCTCCATGGTCCGTGCTGCCAATACCGGGGTCAGCGTGGCCCTGGCGCCCAACGGCGCGGTCATTGCGGATTTGAGGGATTCCTCCGGCTCCCCGTTTACCAGGGGGGTGATGAACGCCACGCTGCCCGTGGGCTGTACGGAAATGACCCTGTACGCCCTGTTCGGGGACTGGGCCGTCCTGGCCTGCTTCCTGCTATTTGCGGCTCTTTTCCTGCGCAGGATGAATGCGGGAAAGAGAAACGCCGGACCCGTGAAGGACGGCGTTTACCGGCGCGGCGCTACGCCCAGGTAA
- the crcB gene encoding fluoride efflux transporter CrcB, producing MKMLLMVGLGSFAGGVLRFLLTRFIQINSMSSFPWGTAAVNLLGCLVLGVLYGLFSRGLLLHTETRLFLTVGLCGGFTTFSTLMNESFLLLKEGNFPAFFLYALLSFAGGLIAIGLGYLAAR from the coding sequence ATGAAAATGCTGCTGATGGTCGGGCTGGGAAGCTTTGCGGGAGGCGTGCTGCGCTTCCTGCTGACCCGTTTTATCCAGATCAACTCCATGAGTTCCTTTCCGTGGGGAACGGCGGCGGTCAACCTGCTGGGCTGCCTGGTCCTGGGCGTTCTCTACGGGCTGTTCAGCCGGGGACTCCTGCTGCATACGGAAACGCGGCTCTTCCTTACCGTGGGGTTGTGCGGCGGTTTCACCACCTTCTCCACGCTGATGAATGAATCCTTCCTTCTGCTGAAGGAAGGGAACTTTCCCGCCTTCTTTCTTTACGCCCTCCTCAGCTTTGCCGGAGGGCTCATTGCCATTGGCCTGGGGTACCTGGCCGCCAGATAA
- a CDS encoding bifunctional UDP-3-O-[3-hydroxymyristoyl] N-acetylglucosamine deacetylase/3-hydroxyacyl-ACP dehydratase has protein sequence MACGNQRTVGSPASLAGTSLHTGQPVTLTLKPAPADFGIKFRRVDIPDQPFINADVEKVQTVERATSLAEGSVKVHTVEHILSALTGMGIDNAVIEMDANEPPIGDGSSAPYVELIKSAGIVELEVPRRYLEVREAVTIETKGGSILTILPSKEFRVSVTCVGPENRITQYFDAVITPETYEKELAPARTFTFYEDIKPLLEKGLIKGGSLENAVVIRGEELMSKEPMRFINEFARHKAMDLIGDLSLCGKPILGHVIAIKPGHGPNTELTAKLKKEHRRNQQMAPNPVNVPYGDAVLDINEVMNLLPHRYPFLMVDRIIGFEGETKCRGLKNLTMNELFFQGHFPGHPVMPGVLQLEAMAQVASIVMLRQPGNATKLGYFMSADKIKFRRPVVPGDTLIIEAELTKMRGNIGQALGRCLVNGQVVSEAELKFGLQDI, from the coding sequence ATGGCATGTGGAAACCAAAGAACTGTTGGCTCTCCGGCCTCTCTGGCCGGTACCTCTTTGCATACGGGGCAGCCCGTGACCCTGACCCTGAAGCCGGCCCCTGCCGACTTCGGCATTAAATTCCGCCGTGTGGATATTCCGGACCAGCCCTTCATCAACGCAGACGTGGAGAAGGTGCAGACCGTGGAGCGCGCCACCAGCCTGGCGGAAGGCTCCGTCAAGGTGCACACCGTGGAGCACATTCTTTCCGCCCTCACGGGCATGGGGATTGACAATGCCGTGATTGAAATGGACGCCAACGAGCCTCCCATCGGGGACGGTTCCTCCGCTCCCTACGTGGAGCTGATCAAGAGCGCCGGCATTGTGGAGCTCGAAGTGCCGCGCCGCTATCTGGAAGTGCGGGAAGCCGTCACCATTGAAACCAAGGGCGGTTCCATCCTGACCATCCTCCCCTCCAAGGAATTCCGCGTTTCCGTGACCTGCGTGGGCCCGGAAAACCGCATCACCCAGTACTTTGACGCGGTCATCACGCCTGAAACGTATGAAAAGGAACTGGCCCCGGCCCGCACCTTCACGTTTTACGAGGACATCAAGCCCCTGCTGGAAAAGGGCCTCATCAAGGGCGGCAGCCTGGAAAACGCCGTGGTTATCCGCGGGGAAGAACTCATGAGCAAGGAGCCCATGCGCTTCATCAATGAATTCGCCCGCCACAAGGCCATGGACCTCATCGGCGACCTCAGCCTGTGCGGAAAGCCCATCCTGGGCCACGTGATCGCCATCAAGCCGGGCCACGGCCCGAACACCGAGCTGACCGCCAAGCTGAAGAAGGAACACCGCCGCAACCAGCAGATGGCCCCCAACCCGGTCAACGTGCCGTACGGAGACGCCGTGCTGGACATCAATGAAGTGATGAACCTCCTGCCGCACCGCTATCCCTTCCTGATGGTGGACCGCATCATCGGCTTTGAAGGGGAAACCAAGTGCCGCGGCCTGAAAAACCTGACGATGAATGAACTCTTCTTCCAGGGCCACTTCCCGGGGCATCCGGTCATGCCGGGCGTCCTGCAGCTGGAAGCCATGGCCCAGGTGGCCTCCATCGTCATGCTGAGGCAGCCCGGCAACGCCACCAAGCTCGGCTACTTCATGAGCGCGGACAAGATCAAATTCCGCCGTCCCGTGGTGCCCGGTGATACGCTCATCATTGAAGCGGAGCTGACCAAGATGCGCGGCAACATCGGCCAGGCCCTCGGCCGCTGCCTGGTGAACGGCCAGGTGGTATCGGAAGCCGAGCTCAAATTCGGCCTTCAGGACATCTGA
- a CDS encoding DUF190 domain-containing protein — protein MNTPEETLMLRIYVSSTDTVRHTPVHEAVAYATRRYGMAGCTVYKGLMGAGRHTRLTSPKFWEIVEKVPVIIEIVDTSERIETFLEKISCWLDRLPHGCLVCTQPVRIHSVGGSRS, from the coding sequence ATGAACACTCCGGAAGAAACCCTCATGCTGCGCATCTACGTCAGCAGCACTGACACCGTCAGGCACACCCCCGTCCATGAGGCCGTAGCCTATGCCACCAGGCGCTACGGCATGGCCGGCTGCACCGTTTACAAGGGACTGATGGGGGCCGGACGGCATACGCGCCTGACGAGTCCCAAATTCTGGGAAATTGTGGAGAAGGTGCCCGTCATCATTGAGATTGTAGACACCTCCGAACGCATTGAAACATTCCTGGAGAAAATCTCCTGCTGGCTGGACAGGCTGCCGCACGGCTGCCTGGTGTGCACGCAGCCTGTCCGCATTCATTCCGTGGGCGGTTCCCGCTCCTAG
- a CDS encoding PfkB family carbohydrate kinase has product MSQPLLVTGTIGIDTILTPRDRAEGVLGGSVSFAAVAALMFADRVDAVSIIGEDFPSHYEEALAAKGLRMDGVERKKGPSFSWTGEYFDNMNKRRTVCANDSVMLEWNVHVPEALRNHPVLVCCCMVPAQQLKCMEQCPDASLVLSDSMDKWLRRQPELLDAVISRSHITMMNEDEAKEYAHASTVLEAGEFLLSKGAVYAVVKQGEYGATLLGRGPEGETAIFRCPAYPLKTLVDPTGAGDTFLGALAGYLATLPPGLPSFEEMKRGIIYGTVAASFTCESFSADALLSMTAETFCKRLEEYVAMCRIPSGCVSIREN; this is encoded by the coding sequence ATGTCCCAGCCCCTCCTTGTCACCGGAACCATCGGAATTGATACCATCCTCACTCCCCGCGACCGCGCGGAGGGCGTGCTGGGCGGTTCTGTTTCCTTTGCGGCCGTGGCGGCCCTGATGTTCGCGGACCGGGTGGACGCCGTCAGCATCATTGGCGAGGATTTTCCCTCCCATTATGAAGAAGCCCTGGCGGCCAAGGGGCTGCGCATGGACGGCGTGGAGAGGAAGAAGGGACCGTCTTTTTCCTGGACCGGGGAATATTTTGACAATATGAACAAGCGCAGGACCGTCTGCGCCAATGATTCCGTGATGCTGGAATGGAACGTTCACGTGCCGGAGGCCCTCCGGAACCACCCGGTGCTGGTATGCTGCTGCATGGTTCCGGCCCAGCAGCTCAAGTGCATGGAACAGTGCCCGGACGCCTCCCTGGTGCTTTCCGATTCCATGGACAAGTGGCTGCGCCGCCAGCCGGAGCTGCTGGACGCCGTGATCAGCCGTTCCCATATCACCATGATGAATGAGGATGAGGCCAAGGAGTACGCCCACGCGTCCACCGTACTGGAGGCAGGGGAATTCCTCCTTTCCAAAGGGGCGGTTTATGCGGTGGTGAAACAGGGGGAATACGGCGCCACGCTCCTTGGCCGCGGCCCGGAGGGAGAAACCGCCATTTTCCGCTGCCCGGCCTATCCCCTGAAAACCCTGGTGGATCCCACCGGAGCGGGAGATACGTTCCTGGGCGCCCTGGCCGGTTATCTTGCCACCCTGCCGCCGGGCCTCCCTTCCTTTGAGGAGATGAAGCGGGGCATTATTTACGGCACGGTAGCCGCCTCCTTCACCTGCGAGTCATTTTCCGCGGATGCCCTTCTTTCCATGACGGCGGAGACTTTCTGCAAACGCCTGGAAGAGTATGTGGCCATGTGCCGCATTCCCTCCGGCTGCGTTTCCATACGGGAGAATTAA
- a CDS encoding phosphodiester glycosidase family protein, translating into MPFLRFLLLLTFFCGTVQAEHRVFTRKDGFLSMRDKLNVYFFQSGTHRLLVRDEGSVRVPRYGSLDKAMRKSPCVAGVNGGFFGADAEGTPLGLVVQDGKRLSPLATGSFAVSGVVYEDGKSGLALVRSSALKRMKKLPAMQAAIQGGPFLVENGAAVKGLNAQKSTYRTFIATDGGKRWCIGVSSSVTLKELADWLATPGALGDFRVKTALNLDGGSSSAFWCHESGISYPAFKQVRNYLGVAPRR; encoded by the coding sequence ATGCCTTTCCTGCGTTTTCTCCTTCTCCTTACATTCTTCTGCGGCACGGTTCAGGCGGAACACCGCGTGTTCACCAGAAAAGACGGCTTCCTGTCCATGCGGGACAAGCTGAACGTCTATTTTTTCCAGTCCGGCACGCACCGCCTTCTGGTGCGGGATGAAGGGAGCGTCAGGGTTCCCCGGTACGGCTCCCTGGACAAGGCCATGCGGAAGAGCCCCTGCGTGGCCGGAGTCAACGGTGGATTCTTCGGCGCGGACGCGGAGGGAACCCCGCTGGGCCTCGTCGTCCAGGACGGCAAGCGCCTTTCTCCGCTGGCTACGGGCTCCTTCGCCGTTTCCGGTGTCGTTTATGAGGACGGCAAAAGCGGTCTGGCCCTTGTCCGCAGTTCCGCGCTGAAACGCATGAAAAAACTGCCCGCCATGCAGGCGGCCATCCAGGGCGGCCCCTTTCTGGTGGAGAACGGCGCAGCCGTCAAGGGACTTAATGCGCAGAAGTCCACCTACCGCACCTTCATCGCCACGGACGGCGGCAAGCGGTGGTGCATCGGCGTTTCATCCTCCGTCACGCTGAAGGAACTGGCGGACTGGCTGGCTACTCCCGGAGCGCTGGGGGATTTCCGGGTAAAGACGGCGCTGAATCTGGACGGAGGCTCTTCCTCCGCCTTCTGGTGCCATGAGTCCGGCATTTCCTACCCCGCGTTCAAGCAGGTCCGGAATTACCTGGGCGTAGCGCCGCGCCGGTAA
- a CDS encoding ferredoxin — translation MADIDEKTPLNVPGKFYVDSSCIDCDLCRETAPENFGRDDDEGVSYVKKQPDNDEELTACVEAMEGCPVEAIGDDGE, via the coding sequence ATGGCAGATATCGACGAAAAAACACCTCTTAACGTCCCCGGCAAGTTTTACGTGGACAGCTCCTGCATTGACTGCGACCTTTGCCGTGAAACGGCTCCGGAAAACTTTGGCCGGGATGATGACGAAGGCGTATCCTACGTCAAGAAGCAGCCTGACAACGACGAAGAACTGACTGCCTGCGTGGAAGCCATGGAAGGCTGCCCCGTGGAAGCCATCGGTGACGACGGCGAATAA